ATCGCGGGACGTCGTACGTCTCGTGCATCTCGTCGACCTCGGCATCTTCGATCGAGAAGCCGGGGCCGACGGCACCGTACGACGTCATCACGCTGCGGATGATCGCCGCGATGGCAGGGTTGTCATCGGGGTGACTGGGGCGGAGGTACGGCTTGGGGGGCATGACGGCTCCACGAGGCAGCGGGTCGCATCACGTGAAGAAAAAAATATCACGTCTCGGTCCGAAGGGCGACCCCCTCGCGCCACGACTCGTCAGCGGAGCAACGCGACCAGCAACTGGGCCAGGACAATCTTCGTGATCATCGCGACCGGATAGACCGTGGCGTAGCCGATGTGCGGAATGTCATTTCCGGTCTGTTCGGTCGCATAACTGAGCACTGCCGGCGAGGTCTGCAGGCCACCGAGTGTGCCGATGAGCAGCGACATCGGCATCTTGAGCAGTCGATGCCCCACCCACAGCGTCAACAACGCGGTGGTGCACGTGATGACCGCACCGGAGGCCAGGAGCAGCAGGCCGCCGCGACTCAGCAACGTGGAGAGGAACGCACCACCGGCCCGAGTTCCGATGCCCGCCAGGAAAAGCACGAGCCCGAACTGGCGCAGGGTGAGGTTGGCGCTGTACGAAAGATTCCAGAGCAGGGGACCGCTGCGGTCGACCTTGCTCAGCAGCAGCGCCACCAACAGCGGCCCCCCCGCGATGCCGAGATGAAAAGTCCCGCCGCCGGGGATCGGCACCGGCACCATGCCGAGGAGGAGCCCCATCACGAGTCCGAGCGAGAAGGTGAGGATATCGATCTCGCTCAGGTGACGATACGAATCGCCGAAGAAGGCGCTCACGTCGGCGACCCGCTCCCGTGGCGCGACGAAGCGGACGCGGTCGCCTGGCTGGAGCAGGATGTCGTCGCTGGCGAGAAAGTCGAGGTCGCCCCGCCGAACCCGAGTGACCACGGCGCCGAAGCGCTGCTCCAGATCGAGGTCACCCAGGCGGCGGGCCAGGACCAGCGGATTGGAGACAAAGACGCGGCGGTTGTCGAGCAGCCGACGATCGAACTCGAGTGGCGCTTCCACGGCGAACCCGAGATGTGCCGTGACGCGGTCGACATCCTCCGCCGAGCCGATCACGCTCACCATGTCGCCGTCGCCGAGGGTGGTGGCCGCACCCACCAGGGTGACCTCGTGGGCGCACAACACGCGGACGAAGCGGAGGTGCCAGTCCCGACGCGTCGTCAACTCGGCGATGGCCACCCGCGTCCCATCCGGCCGGACGACTTGGATGGTGCGATTGATGAGCGGCACCGTGGTGGCACCCAGGTCGCGCAACTCCACCGCCTCGCGCGGGTAGTCGACGTTCCAGAGCCGCTGGGCCACGGAAATGGCGGTCATCACGCCGAGGACACCGATGGGATAGGCGATCGAGTAGCCGACGACGGGGTCGTCGAGCACGCCGGCGTCGAGGGTGACGGGAGGCAGGTGACTGAGGAATTCCAGGACGCCGGCCAAGGCGGGGGTATTGGTCAGGGCCCCGGTGAAGAGGCCGGCGGTCTGCGCCGCGCCGAGGCCGAGCAATCGGTGGAGGCCGACGGCGAGGGCGGCCCCGACGAGGAGCATCGACACGACGAAGACGTTGTCGCGGAGCCCGCGGCGACGCAGTGCATCGAAGAAGGCGGGGCCGCTTCCGAGCCCGACCGTGTAGACGAAGAGCACCAGCCCGAGTTGATAGACGATCTCGGGCAGCTTCAGCGCCGGGTCGACGGCGCCGAACGCGAGCCCGACGAAGAGGACCGCCGCGATCCCCAGTCGGCTCTGGCCGACGCGCAGCCGCCCCAGCGGAAAACCGATGGCGGCGACCGCAAATAGGAGGAGCAACGGACTCGCCTGCAGCAGCGTGATCACAGTGTCGCAAGATACCTGTGTCGACCGCTGCAGGCCGCCGCCGAGCTCAGGGCTTGAGCACTGTCCACTCGATCTCGTTGAGCAGCGTGCCGATCCGCTCCGCCGAGGGCGTCACGATCGTGAAGCAACCGGGGCCACCATCGGCCACCATGCCATCGAACTTGCCCACCGTCGTGCGAATCCACTCATCGTTGGCGTACTGCCGGCGAAGGCAGAGGTGGACGCGGTACGGCTTCTCGAAGACAAGCGGCTTCAGGTGCCCCGCCCTGGTCCGGCGCACCGCGCGTTCTGCGGCGGCACGGAGCATCTGATGCGAACGCGCCGGTGAGTGGTTGATCGCCGCCGACCCTGACAGCGCCGTCTTGACGATGACGGTCTCAATCGGCCCGAGCATCTCCTTCGTTTCGGCGGCGAGGACGTCATCGCCGGCGGTGAGGACGAACGGCACGCCCATCTCCCCGCCGATGAAGGCGGCGATCCCCGATTCGTTGAGGACCTTGCCGTTCACCATGAAGGAGTCGAGCGCGAACGAATGGGAGATGACCCCCGGCGACCCGGCGTTCGCATGGGCACCGACCATCATCATGGCATCCACCATCGGATTGATCCCGGTCGACATCACGATCGGCTTGGGATAGCCGCGGATCAGGATCGCCTCGGGGTCGAGCTTGTCGACGAGGACATTGCGGAAGAGCGTCCCGCCATGACCATCGTTGACGATGAACTGCGTGGCACCGCCGGCGCGCGCCCCGGCGATGACGGCGTTGATCTCGTCGGTCAGCTCTTCACGGAAGCGCTCGTGCTGCGCGGTGCCGCCGCGGTACTCGGGCCGCATCTCGGTGGCGTTCCGCACGACGGCCGCCAGCCCTTCCATGTCGCCGATGATGTAGACGGTGAAGCCGCCGCGCTGCATGTCGAGCTCGAGCTTCCGGCGTGCTTCCTGGTACTCGAGGACGCCGTGGTGGGCCGAGGGCGGCGAGGTGTCACGCGGGGCGGCAGCAGGCGTCGCCGTGGCGGGGCGCGTCGCCTGTGCCCCGGCGGCGCACGGGGCCAGCAGCACGGCGGCGAGCAGGAGTCGGCGGCTCACCGGAGCACCACCCCTTCGATGGCGTCGAGGAGATAGCCCATCTCCCGCGCACTGTTGGTGACCAGTCGGAAGCTGCGCGGCCCCAGCTGCTCCAGCTTGAATTCGCGCAGCGCCTTCACGCCGGTCACGATGCTATCGGGGTACGACGCGCGCAGGGTGAAGTCCACGGTGTAGGGCTTTGCCATCGTGAACGGCTTGATCCCTCCCGCCAGTTCCTTGCGCACCGCCTGGGCGGCACCGGCCTTGAGCATCGCCCGGACCTTGGTCGGCGAGTAGGTGATGGCCGCCGAATGGCCGATCGCCCGCTTGGTGACGATCTCGACGAAGTCCTTGCCGAGAATCTGGCGCGTCTCCGCGATCAGGGCGTCGTCGCCGCTCACCAGCGACACCGAGACGCCCATCTCGCCGGCGATCAAGGCGTTGATGCCCACTTCGTTGAGCCTGGTGCCGTTGATGGTGAACGCGTCGAACGCGAAGTTGTGCGCCATCACGCCGCCACTCCCCGGGGCACCGTGCGCACCGGTGAACATGATCGTGCCGAAGGTCGAATCGAGGCCGGTGATCATCACCAGCGGCTTCGGGAAGCCACGCACCAGCATCGCACTGCTGTCGAGATCGAACGGAATGATGTTGGCGAAGAGGTTGCCGCCATGCCCCTCATTCA
Above is a genomic segment from Gemmatimonadota bacterium containing:
- a CDS encoding M55 family metallopeptidase, whose amino-acid sequence is MRLRSLFLLSLLFGGAAAPLVAQTDAQIARLNLFRAKRAPHEAGFRVFIVPDMEGMGSAVDSREVLAGNETPAYAGRSSPDYWDRFRSLLTKEVNATIAGARAAGGRSFVVNEGHGGNLFANIIPFDLDSSAMLVRGFPKPLVMITGLDSTFGTIMFTGAHGAPGSGGVMAHNFAFDAFTINGTRLNEVGINALIAGEMGVSVSLVSGDDALIAETRQILGKDFVEIVTKRAIGHSAAITYSPTKVRAMLKAGAAQAVRKELAGGIKPFTMAKPYTVDFTLRASYPDSIVTGVKALREFKLEQLGPRSFRLVTNSAREMGYLLDAIEGVVLR
- a CDS encoding transporter translates to MITLLQASPLLLLFAVAAIGFPLGRLRVGQSRLGIAAVLFVGLAFGAVDPALKLPEIVYQLGLVLFVYTVGLGSGPAFFDALRRRGLRDNVFVVSMLLVGAALAVGLHRLLGLGAAQTAGLFTGALTNTPALAGVLEFLSHLPPVTLDAGVLDDPVVGYSIAYPIGVLGVMTAISVAQRLWNVDYPREAVELRDLGATTVPLINRTIQVVRPDGTRVAIAELTTRRDWHLRFVRVLCAHEVTLVGAATTLGDGDMVSVIGSAEDVDRVTAHLGFAVEAPLEFDRRLLDNRRVFVSNPLVLARRLGDLDLEQRFGAVVTRVRRGDLDFLASDDILLQPGDRVRFVAPRERVADVSAFFGDSYRHLSEIDILTFSLGLVMGLLLGMVPVPIPGGGTFHLGIAGGPLLVALLLSKVDRSGPLLWNLSYSANLTLRQFGLVLFLAGIGTRAGGAFLSTLLSRGGLLLLASGAVITCTTALLTLWVGHRLLKMPMSLLIGTLGGLQTSPAVLSYATEQTGNDIPHIGYATVYPVAMITKIVLAQLLVALLR
- a CDS encoding M55 family metallopeptidase, translated to MSRRLLLAAVLLAPCAAGAQATRPATATPAAAPRDTSPPSAHHGVLEYQEARRKLELDMQRGGFTVYIIGDMEGLAAVVRNATEMRPEYRGGTAQHERFREELTDEINAVIAGARAGGATQFIVNDGHGGTLFRNVLVDKLDPEAILIRGYPKPIVMSTGINPMVDAMMMVGAHANAGSPGVISHSFALDSFMVNGKVLNESGIAAFIGGEMGVPFVLTAGDDVLAAETKEMLGPIETVIVKTALSGSAAINHSPARSHQMLRAAAERAVRRTRAGHLKPLVFEKPYRVHLCLRRQYANDEWIRTTVGKFDGMVADGGPGCFTIVTPSAERIGTLLNEIEWTVLKP